From Calothrix sp. PCC 6303, a single genomic window includes:
- a CDS encoding ABC-F family ATP-binding cassette domain-containing protein, with protein MLRLEHISKIYPTGEVLKDVNWEVKSGDRIGLVGVNGAGKSTQLKIIAGEIEPTAGEIIRPSSLNIAYLNQEFEVDPTRTVSEEFWTVFKEANEVQMGLLQVQRDMETATPDELDKLINKLDKLQRQFEGLDGYGLDARIGKILPEMGFVLEDSDRLVSAFSGGWQMRMGLGKILLQNPDLLLLDEPTNHLDLETIEWLEGYLKKLTTPMIIVSHDREFLDRLCTQIVETERGVSSTYLGNYSAYLQQKAENQSAQMSAFERQQKEIEKQQTFVDRFRASATRSTQAKSREKQLDKIERIEAPTSSVRTLHFQFPPAPRSGREVVEIKNLTHIYDDKVLFLGADLLIERGDRIAFLGPNGAGKSTLLRLITGMEQPTEGIVKLGDHNVIPGYFEQNQAEALDLNKSVMDTIHDEMPDWSNEEVRTLLGKFLFSGDTVFKNVAPLSGGEKARLALAKMLLRPANLLILDEPTNHLDIPAKEMLESALQNYDGSVIVVSHDRYFISQVANKIVEIRDGEFRVYLGDYHYYLSKIEEEKEAAKLAAIEAEKAAKKAAKTTKASGKKK; from the coding sequence ATGCTGCGACTCGAACATATTAGTAAGATTTACCCAACAGGAGAAGTTCTCAAGGATGTAAACTGGGAAGTTAAGTCAGGCGATCGCATTGGCTTGGTAGGGGTTAATGGTGCGGGAAAATCCACCCAATTAAAAATTATTGCCGGGGAGATTGAACCGACTGCGGGGGAGATTATTCGTCCTTCTAGCTTAAATATTGCCTATCTTAACCAAGAATTTGAAGTTGATCCCACACGTACAGTCAGCGAAGAGTTTTGGACTGTATTTAAGGAAGCAAACGAAGTACAGATGGGTTTGTTGCAGGTGCAGCGCGACATGGAAACCGCAACACCCGATGAGTTGGACAAATTAATTAATAAGCTAGATAAGTTACAACGGCAGTTTGAAGGCTTGGATGGTTATGGCTTAGATGCACGGATTGGGAAAATTTTACCCGAAATGGGGTTTGTTCTGGAAGATAGCGATCGCTTGGTGAGTGCATTTAGCGGTGGTTGGCAAATGCGGATGGGTTTAGGGAAAATTTTGCTCCAGAATCCCGACTTATTGCTACTGGATGAACCGACAAACCACTTGGATTTGGAAACCATTGAGTGGCTGGAAGGATATCTCAAGAAACTCACTACCCCAATGATCATAGTTTCCCATGACCGGGAATTCTTAGATCGTCTTTGTACCCAAATTGTGGAAACTGAACGCGGTGTTTCCAGTACTTATTTAGGGAATTATTCCGCATATTTACAACAAAAAGCGGAAAATCAATCTGCACAGATGAGTGCTTTTGAACGTCAGCAAAAAGAAATCGAAAAACAACAAACATTTGTCGATAGATTCCGCGCTAGTGCAACTCGCAGTACCCAAGCAAAAAGCCGTGAGAAACAGTTAGATAAAATTGAGCGCATCGAAGCACCTACAAGTAGTGTTAGAACATTACATTTCCAATTTCCTCCTGCACCTCGTAGTGGTAGGGAAGTAGTGGAAATAAAAAATCTAACCCACATTTATGATGATAAAGTCCTATTTTTAGGTGCAGACTTATTAATTGAAAGGGGTGATAGAATTGCCTTTCTTGGTCCTAATGGTGCTGGCAAATCAACACTTCTACGCCTAATTACTGGCATGGAACAGCCTACAGAAGGAATTGTTAAATTAGGCGATCATAATGTGATTCCTGGATACTTTGAACAGAACCAAGCTGAAGCCTTAGATTTGAATAAGTCAGTTATGGATACCATCCATGATGAGATGCCAGACTGGAGTAATGAAGAAGTTCGTACACTATTAGGTAAATTTTTATTTAGCGGTGACACTGTTTTTAAAAATGTTGCTCCCCTTAGTGGTGGAGAAAAAGCTCGTTTAGCATTAGCAAAAATGCTCTTACGTCCAGCTAATTTACTGATTCTAGATGAGCCAACAAACCACTTAGATATTCCCGCTAAGGAAATGTTAGAAAGCGCCCTTCAAAACTATGATGGTAGTGTGATAGTTGTTTCCCACGACCGTTATTTTATCTCACAAGTAGCCAACAAAATTGTGGAAATTCGGGATGGTGAATTCCGCGTTTATTTAGGCGATTACCATTACTATCTCAGCAAAATTGAAGAAGAAAAAGAAGCCGCAAAATTAGCAGCTATTGAAGCTGAAAAAGCTGCGAAAAAAGCTGCGAAAACAACAAAAGCAAGTGGGAAGAAAAAGTAA
- the purD gene encoding phosphoribosylamine--glycine ligase, translating to MKILLVGNGGREHAIAWKLLQSKDVEKIFCTPGNGGTATLPACENVPLAVDDFAGISQLAAKEGISLVVVGPEVPLAHGITDYLQAKGLMVFGPNRMGAQIEASKAWAKAFMQEAGIPTAKSAVFTEGLAAKSYVKAEGIPIVLKADGLAAGKGVIIAETLEQAEAAIEAIFGGQFGSAGNFIVIEEYLPGQEVSVLALTDGVTIRPLLPAQDHKRIGEGDTGDNTGGMGAYAPAPIATEEMMSRVQKEVLESAIATFNKRGIDYRGVLYAGLMVLPDGNFSVLEFNCRFGDPETQVILPLLDTPLVDLLIACAQQKLSEMPPIKWKDGAAATVVAASGGYPGDYVKGKVITGISEAQTKDGNDSHPASYIFHAGTKLESSQLLTDGGRVLNITGIGKDFKQALAQAYKSIAQIQFEGMYYRRDIGHRLEKQTEV from the coding sequence GTGAAAATTTTACTTGTTGGGAATGGTGGGCGAGAACATGCCATAGCTTGGAAGTTATTGCAATCCAAGGATGTAGAAAAAATCTTTTGTACCCCTGGAAATGGGGGAACAGCAACTTTACCAGCTTGTGAAAATGTCCCTTTGGCAGTTGATGATTTTGCTGGAATAAGTCAGCTAGCGGCAAAGGAAGGAATTTCTTTGGTAGTCGTGGGACCAGAAGTTCCCTTAGCTCATGGTATCACTGACTACCTCCAAGCGAAAGGATTGATGGTTTTTGGTCCCAATCGCATGGGCGCACAAATTGAAGCTAGTAAGGCTTGGGCAAAGGCTTTTATGCAGGAAGCGGGGATTCCCACAGCTAAATCTGCGGTATTTACTGAGGGATTAGCCGCTAAATCATACGTAAAAGCAGAGGGAATCCCAATTGTGCTTAAGGCTGATGGTTTAGCCGCAGGCAAAGGTGTAATTATCGCGGAAACCTTGGAACAAGCTGAGGCAGCAATTGAGGCAATTTTTGGCGGACAGTTTGGGAGTGCTGGGAACTTTATCGTCATTGAAGAGTATTTACCAGGACAGGAAGTATCTGTTTTAGCTTTAACCGACGGGGTGACAATTCGTCCTTTATTACCAGCCCAAGATCATAAACGCATTGGCGAAGGTGATACAGGAGATAATACTGGAGGGATGGGGGCTTATGCACCTGCACCAATTGCCACAGAAGAGATGATGTCAAGGGTACAAAAGGAAGTTTTAGAAAGTGCGATCGCTACTTTCAACAAACGGGGTATAGACTATCGTGGGGTGCTATATGCCGGGTTAATGGTATTACCAGATGGAAATTTCAGCGTCTTGGAATTTAATTGTCGTTTTGGTGATCCCGAAACTCAGGTAATTTTACCTTTACTGGATACCCCTTTGGTAGATTTATTAATTGCTTGCGCGCAGCAAAAACTCTCAGAAATGCCACCGATAAAATGGAAAGATGGGGCAGCAGCTACAGTAGTCGCCGCTTCAGGGGGGTACCCGGGGGATTACGTCAAAGGAAAAGTAATTACAGGTATTTCCGAGGCACAAACCAAAGACGGGAATGACTCACATCCCGCAAGCTATATATTCCATGCCGGAACCAAGTTAGAATCCTCTCAACTTCTCACCGATGGTGGACGGGTTTTAAATATCACTGGAATAGGTAAAGACTTTAAACAAGCCCTAGCCCAAGCTTATAAGAGTATTGCTCAAATTCAATTTGAAGGGATGTACTACCGTCGAGATATTGGACATAGGCTAGAAAAGCAAACAGAGGTATGA
- a CDS encoding DUF4912 domain-containing protein, producing the protein MAKERPPLDEMTLRQLRKVASAYGVSRYSRMRKSQLLASILEVERNKPSLTQSRVLEAQEVVEAAKFELGQVDRNGGNLSDVDEFLADLPGGYGESRIVLMPRDPQWAYTYWDIPNEHKEELRRNGGQQLALRIYDVTDINLDHQSPHSIQEYPSDELAREWYLPIPVSDRDYVIDIGYRCADGRWLVLARSARVHVPPVYPSDWIEDVFITVDFEDDLRGKTLYELVPPAKKFATSTSDSAAGNTGNAIYDQIFGMTESAEAMRVAGSLFGSMHQVPGVTSPEQAISSYIFPSGVGMWAVPTTSGLNMSGVGMSGAGFSGDVPMRPRKFWLIADAELIVYGATEPDANVTIGGRPIKLNPDGTFRFQMSFQDGLIDYPIMAVAADGEQTRSIHMKFERETPSRNTNTKEEAVLEWLS; encoded by the coding sequence ATGGCAAAAGAACGCCCACCATTAGATGAAATGACATTGCGACAACTGCGTAAAGTTGCAAGTGCCTATGGTGTCTCACGTTACAGTCGGATGCGTAAATCGCAGTTATTAGCTTCAATTTTAGAAGTTGAACGTAACAAACCCTCTCTCACTCAATCTCGTGTACTGGAGGCTCAAGAAGTCGTGGAAGCAGCAAAATTCGAGTTAGGACAAGTAGATCGCAATGGCGGTAATCTTTCAGATGTAGATGAATTTCTGGCAGATTTACCAGGTGGATATGGCGAAAGCCGCATTGTATTAATGCCTCGTGATCCTCAATGGGCTTACACCTATTGGGACATTCCTAACGAGCATAAAGAAGAGCTACGACGCAACGGTGGACAACAATTAGCCCTCAGAATTTATGATGTCACTGACATCAATTTAGATCACCAAAGCCCCCACAGCATTCAAGAATACCCCAGCGACGAATTGGCAAGAGAGTGGTATTTACCAATTCCTGTCAGTGACAGAGACTACGTGATTGATATTGGCTATCGCTGTGCTGATGGACGCTGGTTAGTTCTGGCACGCTCTGCCCGCGTTCATGTTCCTCCTGTCTATCCTTCCGATTGGATTGAAGATGTATTTATCACCGTAGACTTTGAAGATGATTTACGGGGTAAAACTTTATACGAACTTGTACCTCCAGCGAAGAAGTTTGCTACATCCACATCCGATAGCGCTGCGGGCAACACTGGCAATGCAATCTACGATCAAATCTTCGGGATGACTGAATCAGCCGAAGCAATGCGTGTTGCTGGTTCCTTGTTTGGTTCTATGCACCAAGTACCTGGTGTGACATCACCGGAACAAGCAATCAGTTCTTACATATTCCCCAGTGGTGTTGGTATGTGGGCAGTTCCCACTACATCTGGCTTAAACATGTCGGGTGTTGGGATGTCGGGTGCTGGTTTCTCTGGTGATGTACCAATGCGTCCTCGCAAATTCTGGTTAATTGCTGATGCAGAATTGATTGTATATGGTGCTACTGAACCAGATGCAAACGTAACTATTGGAGGTCGTCCCATCAAACTCAATCCAGATGGTACTTTCCGCTTCCAGATGTCATTCCAAGACGGCTTGATTGATTACCCAATTATGGCAGTTGCAGCAGATGGTGAACAAACTCGTTCAATTCACATGAAGTTTGAACGCGAAACCCCATCACGCAATACCAATACTAAGGAAGAAGCTGTTTTAGAATGGCTTTCCTAG
- the cobG gene encoding precorrin-3B synthase: MSASIKTSSVNFPPEISVNQSLFDTPKCPGIFYQTPARDGNIIRVRIPGGIINTLQLSAIIDLAKNFGDANVYLTNRANLQIRGVREIPSTAVTSLQQVGLAAVIPEIDHIRNIMASPTAGIDVEELINTLPLVRELDNYICSHPELQRLSAKFSVGFDGSGTVAIYQQPNDIKFVAVRDLDGEIYLRLLLGNSTNIVIHQQQCLPVIVALIKVYLMQVNIHTSSKPRFLEVVKNLGTEKYLELVKSELPFVLKRTNIQFDERENKHHHLDIHQQKQLNLSYIGIAINLGKISTSNLQKLGEIADVYGNKTLRLTPWQNILIPDIENQNIFKVKSEIANIGLQISASSPQSGIVACTGNQGCKAGITDTKAMATILAEYLTSRISLDLPCKIHLTSCSKSCAYHGKSDITLLGATIEKNGLRTEGYNLYIGDLETNFGREIYRNLPSTEISAVVLKILQIYQEKRQDLQETFVNFVNHYEIPTLQKLFNIDHLLTSIFKEVKD; the protein is encoded by the coding sequence TTGTCGGCTTCGATTAAAACCTCATCGGTTAATTTCCCTCCAGAAATTTCAGTTAATCAATCACTTTTTGACACACCAAAATGCCCGGGTATTTTTTACCAAACACCTGCCCGTGATGGAAATATCATCAGGGTTAGAATTCCTGGAGGCATAATTAACACTTTACAGTTAAGTGCAATTATTGACTTAGCTAAAAATTTTGGTGATGCAAATGTATATTTAACGAATCGTGCTAACTTGCAAATTCGTGGAGTCAGAGAAATTCCCTCTACAGCTGTAACTAGTTTACAGCAAGTTGGGTTAGCAGCAGTAATTCCCGAAATCGATCATATCCGCAACATTATGGCAAGTCCAACTGCGGGAATTGATGTGGAGGAGTTAATTAATACTCTTCCTTTAGTGCGGGAACTAGATAATTATATTTGTTCTCATCCGGAATTACAAAGATTATCGGCAAAATTTAGTGTGGGATTTGATGGTAGTGGCACAGTAGCAATTTACCAGCAACCCAATGATATTAAATTTGTCGCAGTACGGGACTTAGATGGTGAAATCTATTTACGGTTATTGTTAGGGAATTCTACAAATATTGTTATTCACCAGCAACAATGCTTACCTGTGATTGTAGCTTTGATTAAGGTTTACTTAATGCAGGTGAATATTCATACATCGTCTAAGCCAAGATTTTTAGAAGTTGTCAAAAATCTGGGGACAGAAAAGTATTTAGAATTAGTGAAATCTGAATTACCTTTTGTTTTAAAAAGAACAAATATTCAGTTTGATGAACGGGAAAATAAGCATCATCATTTGGATATTCATCAACAGAAACAGCTAAATTTATCTTACATAGGAATTGCGATAAATTTAGGTAAAATTTCCACTTCTAATCTACAAAAGCTTGGAGAGATTGCAGATGTATATGGAAATAAAACATTACGCTTGACTCCTTGGCAAAATATTTTAATTCCTGATATTGAAAATCAAAATATTTTCAAAGTTAAATCTGAGATAGCAAACATAGGTTTACAGATATCTGCCAGCAGTCCCCAATCGGGAATAGTTGCCTGCACTGGGAATCAAGGTTGTAAAGCTGGAATTACAGATACAAAAGCGATGGCAACTATCTTAGCTGAATATTTGACTAGCCGTATTTCCTTAGATCTTCCTTGTAAAATTCATTTAACTAGTTGTTCCAAATCTTGTGCTTATCATGGTAAAAGTGATATCACACTTTTAGGAGCAACTATTGAGAAAAATGGATTAAGAACTGAAGGTTATAATCTCTACATTGGGGATTTAGAAACAAACTTTGGCAGAGAAATATATCGTAATTTACCATCTACAGAAATATCAGCAGTGGTTTTGAAAATATTGCAAATATATCAAGAAAAACGCCAAGATTTGCAAGAAACATTTGTAAATTTCGTCAATCACTACGAAATCCCTACATTACAAAAGTTATTTAATATTGATCATCTCTTAACATCTATTTTTAAAGAAGTGAAAGATTAA